In a genomic window of Thermodesulfatator atlanticus DSM 21156:
- a CDS encoding LeuA family protein translates to MRLLESTLREGEQRFGVYFTPQVKREIALGLISCGIEELEIGVVKPDEYLFNLWRSLKQAGFAERLSFWCRLKKEDILLAQSFVPSKLNLSIPVSNIQLKKRLHISCKDLLNKIVNLIKFAADKFPFISLGLEDASRAEKDFLWQAIDSAVQAGAKRIRLSDTLGRWTPLEVANLVREFKSRFQGVELAIHAHNDFGMATANAICALESGADWADVSILGLGERAGLARTEEVLAFLYFHRNAKRYNLKRLVELVHYVAWHAGVSIPEFKPIVGKKLFYCETGLHVEALYKNRKLYEPFPPEEVGLKHHFEIGAKSGRAAIASKLKELGFNISEQELDTIVKQVKIISREKGAPLSDNEVLSLVQKILAKNTCTVEEDLDLDFLTNLKI, encoded by the coding sequence ATGAGGTTACTTGAGAGCACCTTACGAGAGGGAGAGCAGCGTTTTGGAGTTTATTTCACGCCGCAGGTAAAACGTGAAATAGCCTTAGGGCTTATCTCCTGCGGCATTGAAGAGCTTGAGATAGGCGTAGTAAAGCCAGATGAATACCTTTTCAATCTATGGCGTTCTTTGAAACAGGCTGGTTTTGCAGAAAGGCTGAGTTTCTGGTGTCGTCTCAAGAAAGAAGACATTTTACTTGCGCAAAGCTTCGTTCCTTCAAAACTCAATTTGAGCATTCCGGTTTCAAATATTCAACTTAAAAAACGTTTGCACATTTCTTGTAAGGATTTGCTTAACAAAATTGTAAATTTGATCAAATTTGCAGCCGACAAATTCCCCTTTATATCTCTTGGTCTTGAGGATGCAAGCCGTGCAGAGAAAGACTTTCTCTGGCAGGCTATTGACAGTGCTGTTCAGGCAGGGGCTAAGCGTATCAGATTATCTGATACTCTGGGCCGCTGGACTCCCCTTGAAGTTGCTAATTTGGTACGAGAATTCAAGAGCCGTTTTCAAGGGGTAGAGCTTGCTATCCATGCGCATAACGACTTTGGCATGGCCACGGCAAATGCTATTTGTGCCTTAGAAAGTGGAGCAGATTGGGCAGATGTTAGCATTCTTGGGCTTGGCGAACGTGCAGGCCTTGCGCGCACAGAAGAAGTACTTGCTTTTTTGTATTTTCACCGCAATGCCAAAAGATATAACTTAAAACGTCTTGTGGAACTAGTACATTACGTAGCATGGCATGCAGGAGTCAGCATCCCCGAATTTAAACCCATTGTAGGTAAAAAACTCTTTTATTGTGAGACAGGTCTTCATGTAGAAGCCCTTTACAAAAATCGCAAACTTTATGAGCCATTTCCTCCAGAAGAAGTGGGGCTTAAGCACCACTTCGAAATAGGCGCTAAATCCGGCCGCGCAGCCATAGCATCTAAGCTTAAGGAACTTGGCTTTAATATCAGTGAGCAAGAGTTAGACACAATTGTCAAACAAGTAAAGATAATTTCACGCGAAAAAGGGGCCCCTCTTTCTGATAACGAGGTCTTAAGCCTTGTACAAAAAATACTTGCAAAAAACACCTGTACCGTTGAAGAAGATCTTGACCTTGATTTTCTGACAAATTTGAAAATTTAA
- a CDS encoding Hsp20/alpha crystallin family protein, with the protein MAELVPFRPLRELKREMDRLWTEFFGKETLPEVFDTDWVPALDVSETKDAVIVRADVPGIDPNELEITISGNTLTIRGEKKQEREEKGENFYRIERSYGSFVRSIQLPAEVDADKVEATYKNGVLKITLPKKAEAKGKQIPVKVEK; encoded by the coding sequence ATGGCTGAGCTCGTACCCTTCCGTCCTTTAAGGGAGCTCAAGCGTGAAATGGATAGGCTTTGGACAGAGTTCTTCGGCAAAGAAACATTGCCAGAGGTATTTGATACCGATTGGGTCCCAGCCCTTGATGTCTCTGAGACGAAAGACGCAGTTATTGTGCGGGCAGACGTCCCCGGCATTGATCCTAACGAATTAGAAATAACTATCAGTGGCAATACCCTTACTATTCGCGGTGAAAAGAAACAAGAACGCGAAGAAAAGGGCGAGAACTTTTACAGAATTGAAAGAAGTTACGGCAGTTTTGTAAGAAGTATTCAACTCCCAGCAGAGGTTGACGCCGACAAAGTTGAGGCCACTTACAAAAACGGTGTGTTAAAGATAACGCTTCCTAAAAAGGCCGAGGCCAAAGGTAAGCAAATCCCCGTCAAAGTAGAAAAGTAA
- a CDS encoding ABC transporter permease codes for MFKDLLRHPLGLLSGVAVMALLLVAIFAPYIAPYDPLAINVAHVLEPPSLAHPCGTDLLGRDVLSRLIYGARVSLQVGIIAVGISLAIGVFLGALAGFYGGIVDSVISRAIDIMLCFPAIFLILAVIAYLEPSIINIMIVIGLTSWMGVARLVRAEFLSLKERDFVLAEKALGASNLRIIFYHILPNALPPILVSATLGVGSAILVESALSFLGLGVQPPTPSWGNMLTEGKETLEIAWWLSVFPGLAILFTVLAFNLLGEAIQEVTDPRRNTR; via the coding sequence ATGTTTAAAGATCTTTTGCGTCATCCTTTGGGACTGTTAAGTGGTGTTGCGGTAATGGCTCTTCTTCTGGTGGCCATTTTTGCCCCGTACATCGCACCTTATGATCCCCTAGCAATAAACGTAGCCCATGTGCTTGAGCCCCCAAGCCTTGCCCATCCTTGTGGCACAGACCTTCTCGGTCGCGACGTGCTCTCGCGGCTTATTTATGGTGCACGCGTGTCCTTACAAGTTGGCATTATTGCCGTGGGTATCTCTTTGGCCATAGGGGTTTTTTTGGGGGCGCTTGCTGGATTCTACGGCGGGATAGTTGATAGCGTAATTTCTCGAGCCATAGACATTATGCTTTGTTTTCCGGCTATTTTCCTTATCCTAGCGGTGATTGCTTATCTTGAGCCTTCGATAATAAACATCATGATTGTCATTGGGCTTACCAGCTGGATGGGAGTAGCTCGCCTGGTGCGTGCAGAGTTTTTAAGCCTTAAGGAACGAGACTTTGTGCTGGCAGAAAAAGCCCTCGGGGCCAGCAACCTGCGCATTATCTTTTATCACATTTTGCCAAACGCTTTGCCACCTATCCTTGTTTCGGCAACCCTTGGAGTGGGAAGCGCCATTTTAGTTGAATCAGCCCTTTCTTTTTTGGGGTTAGGAGTTCAGCCGCCAACTCCTTCCTGGGGCAACATGCTCACCGAAGGAAAAGAAACCCTTGAGATTGCCTGGTGGCTTTCGGTCTTTCCTGGGCTTGCCATTCTTTTTACTGTGCTTGCTTTTAATCTTTTGGGAGAAGCAATCCAGGAAGTAACAGACCCTCGCCGAAATACACGCTAA